A genomic region of bacterium contains the following coding sequences:
- a CDS encoding (Fe-S)-binding protein: protein MTAGSGLEALHPGTLDCVHCGLCLSSCPTYRVTGRETSSPRGRVYLMRGVAEGEIPLSATFAEEAYLCLGCRACETACPSGVAFGSLLEHARAAVDDAGLRHGWAKRIERFALRQVVPRKQVLRAVTAVLSVVQRIGLDRLVLPLLPRRLREMHGLLPKVPAAAERRRLPEVIPARGEPRGRVAFFEGCIMPEMFGPVNRATVEVLAEQGFEVIVPASQGCCGALQAHGGEREFAAELARANVVAFRQAGEIDAVISNSAGCGAVLRELDHWLGEEGAPLAGQVRDICEFLDQVGLRGTPRSLARRVVYDDPCHLVHGQGVTGAPRRLLESIPELELVAHDDPASCCGAAGIYNLTQPEMSAAVLARKLDALEAAQPEVIATGNPGCLMQLEAGVRSRGLNIRLAHPIELLAEAL from the coding sequence ATGACGGCAGGCAGCGGCCTCGAAGCCCTCCACCCGGGCACCCTCGACTGCGTTCATTGCGGGCTCTGCCTCTCGTCTTGTCCGACCTACCGGGTGACGGGTCGAGAAACCTCCTCGCCGCGCGGCCGGGTCTATCTGATGCGGGGGGTTGCTGAAGGCGAGATTCCGCTCTCTGCCACCTTCGCGGAGGAGGCCTATCTTTGCCTGGGCTGCCGTGCCTGCGAGACGGCCTGCCCCTCGGGCGTGGCCTTCGGTTCACTGCTCGAGCATGCACGCGCTGCCGTCGACGATGCAGGCCTTCGGCACGGCTGGGCCAAGCGGATCGAGAGATTCGCGCTCCGCCAGGTCGTGCCACGGAAGCAGGTGCTGCGCGCAGTGACGGCCGTACTGTCGGTGGTGCAGCGCATCGGCCTCGACCGTCTGGTGTTGCCGCTCCTGCCTCGTCGGTTGCGGGAGATGCATGGCCTGCTTCCGAAGGTTCCCGCGGCCGCCGAGCGTCGCCGTCTGCCGGAGGTCATCCCCGCCCGGGGCGAGCCACGCGGTCGCGTCGCCTTCTTCGAAGGCTGCATCATGCCGGAGATGTTCGGCCCCGTGAATCGCGCAACCGTCGAGGTGCTGGCCGAGCAGGGATTCGAGGTCATCGTGCCAGCCAGCCAGGGCTGCTGCGGCGCGCTGCAAGCCCACGGAGGAGAACGGGAATTCGCCGCAGAACTCGCTCGTGCGAACGTGGTCGCATTTCGACAGGCCGGAGAAATCGACGCCGTCATCTCGAACTCGGCGGGTTGTGGCGCTGTTCTCCGGGAGCTCGATCACTGGCTCGGTGAAGAGGGTGCGCCCTTGGCGGGACAGGTGCGCGACATCTGCGAGTTCCTCGACCAGGTCGGTCTGCGCGGAACTCCGCGTTCCCTCGCCAGGCGCGTCGTCTACGACGACCCCTGCCATCTCGTCCACGGTCAGGGCGTCACCGGTGCTCCGCGGCGGCTCCTCGAATCCATCCCGGAACTGGAACTCGTGGCGCACGACGATCCGGCCAGTTGCTGCGGCGCCGCCGGCATCTACAACCTCACCCAGCCGGAAATGTCCGCAGCCGTCCTGGCCCGCAAGCTGGACGCTCTCGAAGCCGCCCAGCCCGAGGTCATCGCGACCGGAAACCCCGGCTGCCTGATGCAACTCGAGGCCGGCGTGCGGAGCCGAGGCCTGAACATACGCCTCGCCCACCCGATCGAGCTGTTGGCCGAAGCGCTCTGA